The following proteins come from a genomic window of Flavobacterium crocinum:
- the lpxD gene encoding UDP-3-O-(3-hydroxymyristoyl)glucosamine N-acyltransferase: MKFTAEQIAGILEGEVVGNPNAEVSKLSKIEEGDEGSLTFLANPKYIKYIYTTKATVTIVNDSFVPEQEIITTLIKVEDAYAAFSKLLHFYNQVKLNKTGIEPQSFMSEGTKYGENLYLGSFSYIGQNVVLGDNVKIYPNSFIGDNVVIGNNVFIFAGAKIYSETVIGNNCTVHSGVIIGADGFGFAPNENGEYSKVPQIGNVIIEDNVDIGANTTIDRATLGSTVIRKGVKLDNQIQIAHNVEIGKNTVIAAQSGVAGSTKIGENCIIGGQVGIAGHLTIGNNVRLQAQSGVARNIKDDEVLQGTPSLGYNDFNKSYVHFKNLPKIVAEVQELKKQIINPKNGNNG, encoded by the coding sequence ATGAAATTTACAGCAGAACAAATAGCAGGAATTTTAGAAGGAGAAGTTGTTGGGAATCCCAATGCAGAAGTTTCTAAACTTTCTAAAATAGAAGAAGGCGATGAGGGGTCGCTAACTTTTTTGGCTAATCCAAAGTATATCAAGTATATATATACAACAAAAGCGACAGTAACAATTGTTAATGACAGCTTTGTTCCCGAACAGGAAATTATTACTACTTTAATAAAAGTAGAAGATGCTTATGCGGCGTTTTCTAAACTTTTACATTTTTATAATCAGGTAAAACTAAATAAAACAGGTATCGAACCTCAGTCTTTTATGTCTGAAGGAACTAAATATGGTGAAAATTTATACCTGGGAAGTTTTAGTTATATAGGACAAAATGTAGTCTTGGGTGATAATGTTAAGATTTATCCAAACAGTTTTATTGGAGATAATGTGGTTATTGGTAATAATGTTTTCATTTTTGCCGGAGCTAAAATTTATTCTGAAACTGTAATTGGCAACAATTGTACTGTTCACTCAGGAGTTATTATTGGTGCTGATGGTTTTGGTTTCGCACCAAATGAAAATGGAGAATATAGTAAAGTACCTCAGATTGGTAATGTTATAATAGAAGATAACGTAGATATTGGTGCAAATACAACGATCGACAGAGCAACTCTTGGATCTACAGTAATCCGAAAAGGAGTTAAATTAGATAATCAGATTCAGATTGCACACAATGTTGAAATTGGAAAAAATACTGTGATTGCTGCTCAAAGTGGTGTAGCAGGTTCAACAAAAATCGGTGAAAACTGTATAATTGGTGGTCAGGTAGGTATCGCAGGTCATTTAACTATAGGGAATAATGTTAGGCTTCAGGCGCAGTCTGGAGTTGCCAGAAACATTAAAGATGATGAAGTTTTGCAAGGAACCCCATCGTTAGGATATAATGATTTTAATAAATCGTATGTTCACTTTAAAAATCTTCCTAAGATAGTGGCCGAAGTTCAAGAATTAAAAAAACAAATAATAAACCCAAAAAATGGAAATAATGGTTAA
- a CDS encoding bifunctional UDP-3-O-[3-hydroxymyristoyl] N-acetylglucosamine deacetylase/3-hydroxyacyl-ACP dehydratase has translation MVKQKTIKNEISLTGVGLHTGKEVTMTFKPAPVNNGFTFVRVDLQGQPVIEADANYVVNTQRGTNLEKLGVKIQTPEHVLAAVVGCDLDNIIIELNASELPIMDGSSKYFVEAIEKAGIEEQDAQRNVYVVKEVISFTDEATGSEILVMPSDEYQVTAMVDFGTKVLGTQNATLKSLSDFKQEIASSRTFSFLHELESLLEHGLIKGGDLNNAIVYVDKEISESTMENLKKAFGKDEISVKPNGVLDNLTLHYPNEAARHKLLDVIGDLSLIGVRIQGKIIANKPGHFVNTQFAKKLAKIIKIEQRNHVPTYDLHQEPLMDIHKIMSMLPHRPPFLLIDRIIEMSDRHVVGLKNVTMNENFFVGHFPEAPVMPGVLIVEAMAQTGGILVLSTVPDPENYLTYFMKIDNVKFKHKVLPGDTLIFKCELISPIRRGICHMQANAYANGKLVTEAELMAQIARKQ, from the coding sequence ATGGTTAAACAGAAGACCATCAAAAATGAAATTTCACTAACAGGAGTTGGATTGCATACTGGAAAAGAAGTTACAATGACTTTTAAACCTGCTCCCGTTAATAATGGTTTCACTTTTGTAAGAGTAGATTTGCAAGGTCAACCAGTCATTGAGGCTGATGCTAATTATGTTGTTAATACTCAAAGAGGAACAAATCTTGAGAAATTAGGAGTAAAAATTCAAACACCTGAACACGTTTTAGCTGCAGTAGTTGGCTGCGATTTGGATAATATTATTATTGAATTGAATGCCTCTGAACTTCCAATTATGGACGGTTCATCAAAATATTTTGTTGAAGCTATTGAAAAAGCTGGTATTGAAGAACAAGATGCTCAGCGTAATGTTTATGTGGTAAAAGAAGTAATTTCTTTTACAGACGAAGCTACAGGAAGTGAAATCCTGGTTATGCCAAGTGACGAATATCAAGTAACTGCAATGGTTGATTTTGGTACTAAAGTTTTAGGAACTCAAAATGCAACTTTAAAAAGTTTATCAGATTTTAAACAAGAAATTGCAAGTTCAAGAACTTTTAGTTTCTTACATGAGTTAGAATCTTTATTAGAACATGGTCTAATAAAAGGTGGAGATTTAAATAATGCAATCGTTTATGTAGATAAAGAAATCTCTGAATCTACAATGGAAAATCTTAAAAAAGCATTTGGTAAAGACGAAATTTCGGTTAAACCAAATGGTGTTTTAGATAACCTTACTTTACACTATCCAAACGAAGCTGCAAGACATAAATTACTTGATGTAATTGGGGATTTATCTTTGATTGGTGTTCGTATTCAGGGAAAAATTATTGCTAATAAACCAGGTCATTTTGTTAATACGCAATTTGCTAAAAAACTGGCTAAAATTATCAAAATAGAGCAAAGAAATCATGTTCCAACTTATGATTTACATCAGGAACCATTGATGGATATTCATAAAATTATGTCAATGCTGCCTCATAGACCTCCATTTTTGTTAATTGACAGAATTATAGAAATGTCGGATCGTCACGTAGTTGGATTGAAAAATGTGACTATGAACGAGAATTTCTTCGTAGGACACTTTCCGGAAGCTCCGGTTATGCCAGGTGTTTTAATTGTAGAAGCAATGGCACAAACAGGAGGAATCTTAGTTTTAAGTACAGTTCCGGATCCGGAAAACTATTTAACATACTTTATGAAAATTGACAACGTTAAATTTAAACATAAAGTACTGCCGGGAGATACGTTAATTTTCAAATGTGAATTGATTTCTCCAATCAGAAGAGGAATTTGTCATATGCAGGCAAACGCTTATGCAAATGGTAAATTAGTAACTGAGGCAGAATTAATGGCACAAATTGCAAGAAAACAATAA